The Candidatus Sulfotelmatobacter sp. genome has a window encoding:
- a CDS encoding DUF3084 domain-containing protein produces the protein MLSGILSVLAIAIVAGGIAYIGDRVGHQVGRKRLTLFGLRPKYTSTIVAVVTGMLIAVSVTLVALVASSEVRTAFFRIGQLNTQINQLQAQATSQQRELDTTRNGNLVLALGAPIGPWAVLDVNQSEDDQMRAFLAYFDATIRSANQLAARIGLQPDHKSAADPQVQYNLLELLRQFHENWSHAGEGNVPLLLLPIASQNLFRGETISFTFASWPDKKLFSNHQEVASIEVEGGRPLAPPEYNELSLRAVQALSKAGMPYPFFSQPSGFDPRSFQAALTKLSSLHGKWRLVARTEGDLYPHSGVFFLSASVEPLRS, from the coding sequence GTGCTCTCGGGAATCCTCTCCGTCTTGGCGATCGCCATCGTCGCCGGCGGCATCGCGTACATCGGCGACCGGGTCGGTCACCAGGTGGGGCGCAAGCGCCTCACGCTGTTCGGGCTGCGGCCGAAATACACGTCGACGATCGTCGCGGTCGTGACCGGGATGCTGATCGCGGTCTCGGTGACGCTGGTGGCCTTGGTGGCGTCGAGCGAAGTGCGCACGGCGTTCTTTCGCATCGGCCAGCTCAACACGCAGATCAACCAGCTGCAAGCCCAGGCGACCTCGCAGCAGCGCGAGCTGGACACGACGCGCAACGGCAACCTGGTGCTGGCGCTGGGCGCGCCGATCGGTCCGTGGGCCGTCCTCGACGTCAATCAGAGCGAGGACGACCAGATGCGCGCGTTCCTGGCCTACTTCGACGCGACGATTCGCTCGGCGAACCAGCTGGCGGCGCGCATCGGACTGCAGCCCGACCACAAGAGCGCGGCCGATCCGCAGGTGCAGTACAACCTGCTCGAGCTGCTGCGCCAGTTCCACGAGAACTGGTCGCACGCGGGCGAGGGGAACGTCCCGCTGCTGTTGCTGCCCATCGCCTCGCAGAACTTGTTCCGCGGCGAGACGATCTCGTTCACCTTCGCTTCGTGGCCCGACAAGAAGCTGTTCTCGAACCACCAGGAAGTCGCGTCGATCGAGGTCGAGGGCGGCCGTCCGCTCGCGCCGCCGGAGTACAACGAGCTCTCGCTGCGCGCGGTCCAGGCGCTCTCCAAGGCCGGGATGCCGTACCCGTTCTTCAGCCAGCCCAGCGGGTTCGATCCGCGCTCGTTCCAGGCGGCGCTGACGAAGCTGAGCAGCCTGCACGGCAAGTGGCGGCTGGTCGCGCGCACCGAGGGCGACCTGTACCCGCACTCCGGGGTGTTCTTCCTGTCCGCCTCGGTCGAGCCGCTGCGCTCGTGA
- a CDS encoding S-layer homology domain-containing protein — MFLALGIALSALALPADAGATPFADVPANHWAYQAIQSLAADGLIDGYPDGTFDGERPLTRYEMAVLVARIVAKLQANGAGYASKTDLELVQKLIDALKDELDALGVRVTNLEDALDQLDRRTKLAQQLSLHGQLLQDNSYRQRPGVPTTLSGGAIDPFVNAFLAAPPNGSPLDQVNPGTVSGFDDRFNVVYTPDENLTVSLPIRIIGTGYGGEYVPQQGTTIDPTIEVHLAQMGPFSDVTLTDGEISDLRSSRLGLTYRAPDASQQGDGFDSPLQPYEHGYEIGGVLGGRTSFQFAYTRLDPTVIDTLPGILGNDFTLSNYFLLTDRPPVGAVQPGAPGSTSGALRTDTFTAAGAPLSAVYLTQKAQLGTVYVSAFDGTPCGANALTPDGAGCPLGGGAWYFVAQTNQVVFRTPLPVGSVVAITYDAIDVVNDVAYQRYHVNARLDQQLAGLPGGEIGLSFSRIFDAADGVTSPNDEVVLASSSGGLALVSDTVFGVDTQLPLAFVDLGSRTNHPLLFAEGALSKYTPDASTVAPVTDNAGVVGLRLSLAQATLSVQYQAVGPHYLDGAPLQYDGPVPPAFSYWQGAYFPQFFGFANTLTVNQHFDAAAGTHTAANPALTTIEPVFNPFIASGPQYFSAYAPNTQGLALTFTAPVRIGDVRLSTRLLAEDLASLAPDGFGPLAYEGTASADKLRFDHLEAGVQLALPIFRRSVAFDLGASTERLYRDDPTGVPYVPFNASLGTADPASAAALLSLVQAGLPPPLTFPNAIDEHHTTLTAGATVPISHDFSLGAAYDHQLFNGAYGSTFTNVDERKDDYTLSATYAIPRTTSSVSALYSNQRYTDQMLPSFNFEQNREDVNFTVRF, encoded by the coding sequence GTGTTCCTCGCGCTCGGGATCGCGTTGTCCGCGCTGGCGCTCCCGGCAGACGCGGGCGCGACGCCGTTCGCCGACGTGCCGGCCAACCACTGGGCCTACCAGGCCATCCAGTCGCTGGCGGCCGACGGGCTGATCGACGGCTACCCGGACGGTACCTTCGACGGCGAGCGCCCGCTCACGCGCTACGAGATGGCCGTGCTGGTCGCGCGCATCGTCGCCAAGCTGCAGGCCAACGGCGCCGGCTACGCCTCGAAGACCGACCTCGAGCTGGTGCAGAAGCTGATCGACGCGCTCAAGGACGAGCTCGACGCGCTCGGCGTGCGGGTGACGAACCTCGAGGACGCGCTCGACCAGCTCGACCGCCGCACGAAGCTGGCGCAACAGCTCTCGCTCCACGGCCAGCTGCTGCAAGACAACTCCTACCGGCAGCGTCCCGGCGTGCCGACGACGCTGAGCGGCGGCGCGATCGATCCGTTCGTCAACGCGTTCCTGGCCGCGCCGCCCAACGGCAGCCCGCTCGACCAGGTCAACCCCGGTACCGTCAGCGGTTTCGACGACCGTTTCAACGTCGTCTACACGCCGGACGAGAACCTGACCGTCTCGCTGCCGATCCGCATCATCGGCACCGGCTACGGCGGCGAGTACGTGCCGCAGCAAGGCACGACGATCGATCCGACGATCGAGGTGCACCTGGCGCAGATGGGGCCCTTCAGCGACGTCACGCTGACCGACGGCGAGATCAGCGATCTGCGCTCCTCGCGGTTGGGGCTGACGTACCGCGCCCCCGACGCCTCGCAGCAAGGCGACGGGTTCGACAGCCCGCTGCAGCCGTACGAGCACGGCTACGAGATCGGCGGCGTGCTCGGCGGGCGCACCAGCTTCCAATTCGCCTACACGCGGCTCGACCCGACCGTCATCGACACGCTGCCCGGGATCCTCGGCAACGACTTCACCCTGAGCAACTACTTCTTGCTCACCGACCGGCCGCCGGTCGGCGCCGTGCAGCCGGGCGCGCCCGGTTCGACCAGCGGCGCGCTGCGCACCGACACCTTCACCGCCGCCGGCGCACCGCTCAGCGCCGTTTACCTGACGCAGAAGGCGCAGCTGGGCACGGTCTACGTCTCCGCGTTCGACGGGACGCCGTGCGGCGCGAACGCGCTCACGCCGGACGGCGCCGGTTGCCCGCTGGGCGGCGGCGCGTGGTACTTCGTCGCGCAGACGAATCAGGTCGTGTTCCGCACGCCGCTGCCGGTCGGCTCGGTCGTCGCGATCACGTACGACGCGATCGACGTCGTCAACGACGTCGCCTACCAGCGCTATCACGTCAACGCGCGGCTCGACCAGCAATTGGCGGGGTTGCCCGGCGGCGAGATCGGGCTCTCGTTCAGCCGCATCTTCGACGCCGCCGACGGCGTCACGTCCCCCAACGACGAAGTTGTGCTGGCCTCGTCGAGCGGCGGCCTCGCGCTTGTCAGCGACACCGTCTTCGGCGTCGACACGCAGCTGCCGCTGGCGTTCGTCGACCTGGGCTCGCGCACCAATCACCCGCTGCTGTTTGCCGAAGGCGCGCTGAGCAAGTACACGCCCGACGCGAGCACCGTCGCGCCGGTGACCGACAACGCCGGCGTCGTCGGCCTGCGGCTTTCGCTCGCGCAGGCGACGCTCTCGGTGCAGTACCAAGCCGTCGGGCCGCACTACCTCGACGGCGCGCCGCTGCAGTACGACGGCCCGGTCCCGCCCGCGTTCAGCTACTGGCAGGGCGCGTACTTTCCACAGTTCTTCGGCTTCGCCAACACGCTGACGGTGAACCAGCACTTCGACGCCGCCGCCGGCACGCACACCGCCGCCAACCCGGCGCTGACGACGATCGAGCCGGTCTTCAACCCGTTCATCGCCAGCGGGCCGCAATATTTCAGCGCCTACGCGCCCAACACGCAAGGCCTCGCGTTGACCTTCACCGCGCCGGTGCGCATCGGCGACGTGCGGCTGAGCACGCGTCTGTTGGCGGAAGACCTCGCTTCGCTCGCCCCCGACGGCTTCGGGCCGCTGGCCTACGAGGGAACGGCCAGCGCCGACAAGCTGCGCTTCGACCACCTCGAAGCCGGCGTGCAGCTCGCGCTGCCGATCTTCCGCCGCAGCGTCGCCTTCGATCTGGGCGCGTCGACGGAACGGCTGTATCGCGACGACCCGACCGGCGTCCCGTACGTGCCGTTCAACGCTTCGCTCGGCACGGCCGACCCCGCCAGCGCGGCCGCGCTGCTCTCGCTGGTCCAAGCCGGCCTGCCGCCGCCGCTGACCTTCCCCAACGCGATCGACGAGCACCACACGACGCTGACCGCCGGCGCGACGGTGCCGATCTCGCACGACTTCAGTCTCGGGGCCGCCTACGACCACCAGCTCTTCAACGGCGCCTACGGTTCGACGTTCACCAACGTCGACGAACGCAAGGACGACTACACGCTCTCCGCGACGTATGCGATTCCGCGCACGACCAGCTCCGTCTCCGCGCTCTACAGCAACCAGCGCTACACCGACCAGATGCTGCCCTCGTTCAACTTCGAGCAGAACCGCGAGGACGTCAACTTCACGGTGCGCTTCTGA